The Setaria italica strain Yugu1 chromosome IX, Setaria_italica_v2.0, whole genome shotgun sequence genome has a window encoding:
- the LOC101785383 gene encoding NADH dehydrogenase [ubiquinone] 1 beta subcomplex subunit 7: MEAAAAAAGVQLGSSKPQIATQAEMAEARVPLAYRDQCAHLLIPLNKCRVAEFYLPWKCEPERHAYEKCQYELVMERMLQMQKIREAQEAKVKGGASIGLIPATAKLA; encoded by the coding sequence atggaggcggcggcggcagcggccggcgtGCAGCTCGGCTCCTCGAAGCCCCAGATCGCCACGCAGGCGGAGATGGCGGAGGCCCGGGTGCCGCTCGCCTACCGCGACCAGTGCGCGCACCTCCTCATCCCGCTCAACAAGTGCCGCGTCGCCGAGTTCTACCTCCCCTGGAAGTGCGAGCCCGAGCGCCACGCCTACGAGAAGTGCCAGTACGAGCTCGTCATGGAGCGGATGCTCCAGATGCAGAAGATCCGCGAGGCGCAGGAGGCCAAGGTCAAgggcggcgcctccattggcctcATCCCGGCCACCGCCAAGCTCGCCTGA